The uncultured Desulfobulbus sp. genome window below encodes:
- the def gene encoding peptide deformylase: MAIREIITFPHPVLREKAETITEFDDALKQLVEDMADTMYKAPGVGLAANQIGLAKRVVVIDPEADEEKRDYLVLINPEITQGEGSMVGEEGCLSVLECYDKVKRFQKIHVTAQNLEGKPLEFDAEDRFARIIQHEVDHLLGKLFIDHLSTLKRTLYKKKLKKILRNQE, from the coding sequence ATGGCCATACGAGAAATTATTACCTTTCCGCACCCTGTTCTTCGCGAAAAGGCTGAAACTATCACTGAGTTTGACGATGCTCTGAAACAACTGGTCGAGGACATGGCGGACACCATGTACAAGGCCCCAGGCGTTGGCCTTGCTGCCAATCAGATTGGCCTTGCCAAGCGCGTGGTCGTTATCGACCCGGAAGCTGACGAAGAAAAACGCGATTACCTTGTCCTGATCAATCCGGAAATTACCCAGGGCGAAGGCTCCATGGTCGGCGAAGAAGGATGCCTGAGCGTGCTTGAGTGCTACGACAAGGTCAAACGGTTTCAGAAAATACACGTTACCGCGCAGAACCTTGAGGGAAAACCGCTGGAGTTTGACGCAGAGGATCGCTTTGCCCGTATTATTCAGCACGAGGTGGACCACCTTCTGGGCAAGCTCTTTATCGATCACCTCAGCACCCTCAAGCGAACGCTGTATAAGAAAAAACTGAAAAAAATCCTCAGGAATCAAGAGTGA
- a CDS encoding methylenetetrahydrofolate reductase: MQIPQLIKTHKPFVSLEFFPPKNKEEWPGFFEVAQNLGQLNPLFASVTYGAGGSTQSNTLEICGQLIKTCGFEIMPHLTGVTADQDKIDGFLEAIKKLGIENVLALRGDRPTGFSGTDAELFANFPYAEDLVRHIRQYHPEFAIGVAGFPEAHSEAPSFAADLEVMRRKVQSGADFVITQLYFDNRIYFDYVERLKRRGVEVPVVPGVLPIRNLGSLRFILEMCNARIPGKLINKLLKAHEDGGAKAVYEIGVAYARQQVKELIDGGAPGVHLYTLNKADMCLQVMEGQF, translated from the coding sequence ATGCAGATTCCTCAACTGATAAAAACGCACAAACCTTTTGTTTCGTTAGAATTTTTTCCTCCAAAAAATAAAGAAGAATGGCCGGGATTTTTTGAGGTCGCTCAAAACCTGGGGCAACTTAATCCTCTTTTTGCCTCGGTCACTTATGGTGCTGGTGGTTCCACCCAGTCTAACACCCTGGAAATATGTGGCCAGTTGATCAAGACCTGCGGGTTTGAGATCATGCCGCATTTAACCGGTGTGACTGCCGATCAGGACAAGATCGACGGTTTTTTAGAGGCAATCAAAAAACTCGGCATTGAAAACGTTTTAGCCCTGCGTGGCGATCGTCCCACCGGCTTTAGCGGCACAGACGCGGAGCTGTTTGCCAATTTTCCCTATGCAGAAGATCTGGTGCGCCATATTCGCCAGTATCATCCTGAGTTTGCCATTGGAGTTGCCGGCTTCCCTGAGGCCCATTCGGAGGCGCCCTCCTTTGCCGCTGATCTTGAGGTGATGCGGCGCAAGGTGCAAAGCGGCGCGGATTTCGTGATCACCCAGCTCTATTTTGATAACCGCATCTATTTCGATTACGTCGAGCGACTGAAGCGACGTGGGGTTGAAGTGCCGGTCGTTCCCGGCGTTCTCCCGATTCGTAACCTTGGATCATTGCGCTTTATCCTGGAGATGTGTAACGCGCGCATTCCAGGCAAGCTGATCAATAAACTCCTCAAGGCCCATGAAGATGGCGGTGCCAAGGCGGTCTATGAGATCGGTGTGGCCTATGCGCGCCAACAGGTGAAAGAACTCATTGACGGTGGAGCCCCCGGTGTCCACCTCTATACCCTCAACAAGGCGGATATGTGTTTGCAGGTTATGGAGGGACAGTTTTAG
- a CDS encoding 4Fe-4S dicluster domain-containing protein, which translates to MIIDQQKIDEAVSTIVGYGGQNILNCIQCGACSSVCPGIKAGFPLLCRNLIRHLLNGELEEIIEDSSSWGCQACNRCTEICPRDVRPQEVVFAFRRYQANELAFSTSSVTSQMNLYETGHAVFTDPSALRKQVGLPEKTPTSAYDDKAKEEIQTLINNGPMGELGLF; encoded by the coding sequence ATGATCATCGACCAGCAAAAAATCGACGAGGCCGTCTCCACCATTGTCGGGTACGGCGGCCAGAACATTCTCAACTGTATCCAGTGCGGCGCCTGTTCCTCTGTCTGCCCGGGCATCAAGGCTGGATTCCCCTTACTCTGCCGGAACCTGATCCGTCACCTGCTCAACGGGGAGCTCGAGGAGATCATTGAAGATTCCTCCAGCTGGGGCTGTCAGGCCTGCAACCGCTGCACTGAAATCTGCCCGCGTGACGTACGCCCGCAGGAGGTTGTCTTTGCCTTCCGTCGCTATCAGGCAAACGAACTGGCCTTTTCCACCTCTTCAGTGACCAGCCAGATGAACTTGTATGAAACCGGCCATGCGGTTTTCACCGACCCCAGCGCCCTGCGCAAACAGGTAGGTCTGCCGGAAAAAACACCAACCTCTGCCTATGACGACAAGGCCAAAGAGGAAATTCAGACCCTGATCAACAACGGCCCCATGGGCGAGTTGGGACTCTTTTAA
- the plsY gene encoding glycerol-3-phosphate 1-O-acyltransferase PlsY: MNSIGILCVVLSYLLGAVPFGLVLSRGSGIDIRNQGSKNIGATNVTRLLGKKLGALTLLCDLLKGFLPMFVVGLALGESAGHEVIIAFCGAASVLGHMFPVYLGFKGGKGVATALGAFLYLAPLAVLGCLIVFLGAVYFSGFVSLGSLLGSLSMLLWLPLLHVPAWKMWLAVFVVLMIWGKHYQNIGRLIRGTEKSWKGKAEDKE; encoded by the coding sequence ATGAACAGTATTGGAATTCTTTGTGTCGTTTTATCTTATCTGCTGGGAGCTGTCCCCTTTGGCCTGGTTCTCTCCCGCGGTAGCGGCATAGATATTCGGAATCAGGGAAGTAAAAATATTGGCGCCACCAATGTTACTCGCCTTTTAGGAAAAAAGCTGGGAGCGCTGACCCTGCTCTGTGATCTCTTGAAAGGATTCCTGCCCATGTTTGTCGTGGGGCTAGCCCTTGGGGAATCTGCTGGCCACGAGGTTATTATAGCCTTCTGTGGCGCTGCCTCGGTTTTGGGACATATGTTTCCAGTTTACCTGGGCTTCAAAGGCGGCAAAGGGGTGGCCACCGCACTTGGGGCTTTTCTCTACCTGGCACCGCTGGCCGTGCTCGGTTGCCTGATAGTTTTTCTTGGTGCTGTCTATTTTTCTGGATTTGTCTCACTCGGTTCGCTTCTGGGGTCGCTTTCCATGCTGCTCTGGCTGCCGCTTCTCCATGTACCGGCATGGAAAATGTGGTTGGCCGTGTTTGTCGTGCTCATGATCTGGGGCAAGCATTACCAGAATATCGGGCGGCTGATTCGAGGCACCGAAAAATCATGGAAGGGTAAGGCCGAGGATAAGGAGTGA
- a CDS encoding YkgJ family cysteine cluster protein has protein sequence MVAKDQLQEGMALLAQPVLPLVSMVQFLYLTGDFATVEEVIKEMPPDIETGFATYADPVSALVPYADLLQPLVGLKAGQAPEVTVVDAEDTPLDPMSATTALIAQQVLTRELEPINSLLCAPCHCTLCCVGPESDMHQAYFEIPLGPGEEAHFAVDQIDTTASRSLRIDAEPPLQVNGQDFYLRSDPALVHWQSGWSLVLPTESRCPNQEESGRCLIYPDRPQVCRRPQIFPYMLEPLDGGSQKSYRLRQALLAVVDCPYVQELKEEINAYAAACELEMFFRQNKA, from the coding sequence ATGGTTGCAAAGGATCAATTACAGGAAGGAATGGCCCTGCTGGCTCAGCCGGTTTTACCGCTGGTGTCCATGGTCCAGTTTCTCTATTTAACCGGTGATTTTGCCACGGTTGAGGAGGTCATCAAGGAGATGCCTCCGGATATTGAAACCGGATTTGCCACCTATGCTGATCCGGTCAGCGCCTTAGTCCCCTATGCGGATCTGTTGCAACCATTGGTCGGCTTGAAGGCTGGCCAGGCCCCTGAGGTAACAGTGGTCGATGCAGAGGATACTCCTCTTGATCCCATGTCAGCCACCACAGCTCTGATCGCGCAGCAGGTGCTGACCCGTGAGCTTGAGCCCATCAACAGCCTGCTCTGTGCTCCCTGTCATTGCACTCTCTGCTGCGTTGGCCCGGAGAGCGATATGCACCAGGCCTATTTTGAGATTCCCCTGGGACCAGGGGAGGAGGCGCATTTTGCTGTAGACCAGATTGATACGACAGCCTCACGCAGTCTGCGTATCGATGCCGAGCCGCCCCTGCAGGTGAACGGGCAGGACTTCTACCTGCGTTCCGATCCGGCGCTGGTGCATTGGCAGTCCGGCTGGAGTCTGGTGCTTCCCACGGAAAGTCGCTGTCCCAACCAGGAGGAGTCCGGCCGTTGCCTGATCTATCCGGATCGCCCCCAGGTTTGCCGTCGACCTCAGATTTTCCCCTATATGCTGGAACCCCTGGATGGGGGGAGCCAGAAAAGCTACCGCTTGCGTCAAGCGCTGCTTGCCGTGGTTGATTGTCCTTATGTCCAGGAACTCAAAGAGGAAATCAACGCTTATGCAGCGGCCTGTGAACTGGAAATGTTTTTTCGCCAGAATAAGGCCTGA
- the fmt gene encoding methionyl-tRNA formyltransferase — protein sequence MSGPLKIVFMGTPDFAVPCLQALIDSSHEVVGVVCQPDRQRGRGKKLSPPPVKVLAMEHDLPVLQPDSVRTDAFYQELQALASDLLVVVAYGKILPESILQLARLGAINVHGSILPKYRGAAPIQWAVINGEVETGITIMQMDKGMDTGDILLIERTPIGIQETAGQLFERLSAMGGATLAAAVDKLADGALAPHPQDHDQATVAPMLDKKMGHIDWTLAASKLQSLIRGLDPWPSAYGFINEKRFRFFQPEVVLQHSSEQPGTILRADEQGLLVATGQDCLLLREIQPEGKKRMEVATCLRGNPIEPLSLIS from the coding sequence GTGAGCGGACCATTGAAGATTGTGTTCATGGGCACACCGGATTTTGCCGTCCCGTGCCTCCAGGCCCTGATCGACTCATCCCATGAGGTGGTCGGGGTGGTCTGTCAGCCGGACCGCCAGCGTGGCCGCGGCAAGAAGCTGAGCCCACCTCCTGTCAAAGTCCTGGCGATGGAGCACGACCTCCCGGTCCTGCAACCGGATTCAGTGCGCACCGATGCATTTTACCAAGAGCTGCAGGCCTTAGCTTCTGATCTTCTGGTGGTGGTTGCCTACGGGAAAATTTTACCGGAATCCATTCTTCAGCTTGCCCGCCTTGGTGCCATCAATGTCCACGGCTCCATTTTGCCCAAGTATCGTGGTGCCGCTCCCATTCAATGGGCGGTCATTAACGGGGAAGTGGAAACCGGGATTACCATCATGCAGATGGACAAAGGCATGGACACCGGCGACATCCTCTTGATTGAGCGGACCCCCATCGGTATCCAGGAGACCGCTGGCCAACTCTTTGAACGACTCTCCGCCATGGGTGGGGCAACCCTGGCTGCAGCTGTGGATAAACTGGCAGACGGTGCTCTCGCCCCCCACCCCCAGGATCACGACCAGGCAACCGTCGCCCCCATGCTCGACAAGAAAATGGGACATATCGACTGGACACTGGCGGCAAGCAAGCTGCAAAGCCTCATTCGCGGGCTTGATCCCTGGCCCTCCGCCTACGGCTTTATCAACGAAAAACGATTCCGCTTTTTTCAGCCCGAAGTCGTTCTCCAGCACTCGAGCGAACAGCCTGGGACCATACTCCGCGCCGACGAACAGGGATTGCTTGTGGCTACCGGCCAGGACTGCCTGCTGCTGCGTGAAATACAGCCCGAGGGGAAAAAACGGATGGAGGTGGCCACCTGCCTGCGGGGCAACCCAATTGAACCACTGAGCCTGATCAGTTGA
- a CDS encoding amidohydrolase family protein, giving the protein MAGAIDFHTHAFPDQIARIAIPALEREGQIKAYLNGTIDDLLKSMDRSGVDCSVVCSIATRREQFQPVLDWSKEIRSERIIPFPSLHPDDPDIIAHLELLHNEGFKGVKMHPYYQDYFIDDYNLFALYERMSELGMILVIHAGYDIAYPRIRRADPQRILDISKEFPQLKLIATHLGGWDEWKDVRNLLTGQPIHMEISFALDFLDQIRLRDIILNHPPEYLLLGTDSPWSDQATTIKMLTKLNLPDSLLENMLSKNARRLLHLD; this is encoded by the coding sequence ATGGCTGGTGCCATTGATTTCCATACCCATGCCTTCCCCGATCAGATTGCCCGCATCGCTATTCCCGCACTGGAACGCGAGGGGCAGATCAAGGCCTATCTCAACGGAACCATTGACGACCTGCTTAAATCCATGGACAGAAGCGGGGTCGACTGTTCCGTTGTCTGCTCCATCGCCACCCGCCGGGAACAGTTTCAGCCCGTTCTCGACTGGTCCAAAGAAATCCGCAGCGAACGCATCATTCCCTTTCCCTCACTGCACCCGGATGATCCCGATATCATCGCCCACCTTGAACTCCTCCATAACGAGGGATTTAAAGGGGTGAAAATGCACCCCTACTATCAGGATTACTTCATTGATGACTACAACCTCTTCGCCCTCTATGAGCGCATGAGCGAGTTAGGGATGATCCTGGTTATCCATGCCGGCTATGACATAGCCTACCCCCGCATCCGCCGGGCCGATCCCCAGCGAATTCTCGATATCAGCAAAGAATTCCCCCAACTCAAACTCATTGCCACCCATCTGGGCGGCTGGGATGAATGGAAGGATGTCCGTAATCTGCTTACCGGACAGCCCATACACATGGAAATTTCCTTTGCCCTGGATTTTCTCGATCAGATTCGCCTGCGCGATATTATCCTCAATCATCCGCCTGAATACCTGCTTTTAGGGACAGACTCTCCCTGGTCCGACCAGGCGACAACCATCAAGATGCTGACCAAATTAAACCTTCCGGACAGTCTTCTTGAAAACATGCTATCTAAAAACGCACGACGCCTGTTGCACCTTGACTGA
- a CDS encoding phosphatidylglycerophosphatase A produces the protein MFIATGAYSGYLPKAPGTWCSAFTVLLWFGLGRLPLAPYWGLVALLFVLGVFSAGAAEKIVGNGDPGLVVIDEVVGQLITLGFAPVNPTIAFCGFVLFRIFDILKPFPVNWLDEHIHGGLGIMLDDCMAGCYAFLVLQLGLYLIKFF, from the coding sequence ATGTTCATAGCCACTGGAGCCTACAGTGGCTATCTCCCCAAAGCTCCGGGCACCTGGTGCTCCGCCTTCACGGTCCTCCTCTGGTTTGGACTTGGTCGCCTGCCCCTTGCTCCCTACTGGGGCCTGGTCGCCCTTCTTTTCGTGCTGGGTGTCTTCAGTGCCGGAGCAGCGGAAAAAATCGTCGGCAACGGCGATCCGGGCCTGGTCGTCATTGACGAAGTTGTGGGCCAGCTCATCACCCTGGGCTTTGCCCCGGTAAATCCAACTATCGCTTTCTGCGGATTTGTTCTTTTTCGAATCTTTGATATACTCAAACCATTCCCGGTAAACTGGCTGGATGAGCACATCCACGGTGGATTGGGAATCATGCTGGATGACTGTATGGCTGGCTGCTATGCTTTTCTCGTGCTTCAGCTTGGCCTGTATCTGATCAAATTCTTCTAA
- a CDS encoding DnaJ domain-containing protein, with protein MNSKEWQAIEKAAQVLGLNERATLGEIKRAFHRLSKLHHPDTGGDTNGEKMYRITAAYETLTRYCDSYRYPLKRENAGEDDLDIYDPEDWWQARFGQDPLWSGKKRKR; from the coding sequence GTGAACAGCAAAGAGTGGCAGGCCATTGAAAAGGCGGCTCAGGTTTTGGGGTTGAATGAGCGCGCCACGCTGGGAGAGATCAAGCGGGCCTTTCACCGCCTGAGTAAGCTCCATCATCCCGACACCGGCGGTGACACGAACGGTGAAAAGATGTACCGCATCACCGCTGCCTATGAAACCCTCACCCGCTACTGCGATAGTTATCGCTACCCGCTCAAACGGGAGAATGCCGGTGAGGATGATCTGGATATTTACGATCCAGAAGACTGGTGGCAGGCACGTTTTGGTCAGGATCCCCTCTGGAGCGGCAAAAAGAGGAAGCGCTAA
- a CDS encoding F420-nonreducing hydrogenase — MANKVKTAFLLAGGCAGCEMAVVDLSEKLVDALEHLEIVFWAPTVADVKYKDLEEMEDNSIDLAFVDGMIRNTENLHTVEVLRKKSKVLVAFGACATLGGIAALGDLHTNEELMEQAYKKSFSTDNPDNVMPTPEYLLDGKYDLTIPALLPNCSTIDQVVDVDYYVGGCPPHPSFVGQLVGAIVAGDLPPAGSWLTGGKAVCDTCKRNPALTGQERLPIGEIKRTIDGRPDQNVCLLQQGYMCFGPVTQGDCGASCLNVNIPCRGCGGPIPGIKDFGARCVSTLASSMESEAVAEQFIEKYNDMAKMFYRYSHTASKLNHRVAQRKEKAA, encoded by the coding sequence ATGGCAAATAAAGTAAAAACCGCCTTTCTGCTGGCCGGTGGCTGCGCGGGCTGCGAGATGGCTGTGGTCGATCTCTCTGAAAAGCTGGTGGACGCCCTGGAGCATCTGGAAATCGTTTTCTGGGCACCGACTGTGGCCGATGTCAAATATAAGGATCTGGAAGAGATGGAAGACAACTCCATCGACCTGGCCTTTGTTGACGGCATGATCCGCAACACCGAGAACCTGCATACCGTCGAGGTCCTGCGGAAAAAATCAAAGGTCCTGGTAGCCTTTGGCGCCTGCGCAACCCTGGGTGGTATTGCCGCTCTGGGGGATCTTCATACCAACGAGGAACTGATGGAACAGGCCTACAAAAAGTCCTTTTCCACTGATAATCCCGACAATGTCATGCCGACCCCGGAGTATCTTCTGGATGGTAAGTACGACCTCACCATTCCCGCGCTGTTGCCCAACTGTTCCACCATCGATCAGGTGGTGGATGTCGACTACTACGTGGGGGGCTGTCCGCCCCATCCATCCTTTGTCGGTCAGCTGGTTGGCGCCATTGTCGCAGGAGATCTGCCGCCCGCAGGCTCCTGGCTCACCGGCGGCAAGGCGGTTTGCGATACCTGCAAGCGCAACCCAGCCCTCACCGGCCAGGAACGACTGCCCATCGGCGAGATCAAGCGAACCATCGATGGTCGCCCGGATCAGAATGTCTGTCTCCTCCAGCAGGGCTACATGTGCTTTGGTCCAGTGACCCAGGGCGATTGTGGGGCATCGTGTCTCAATGTGAACATACCCTGTCGCGGCTGCGGTGGCCCCATCCCTGGTATCAAGGATTTTGGCGCCCGCTGTGTCTCCACCCTGGCCTCCAGCATGGAGAGCGAGGCGGTTGCCGAGCAGTTCATTGAAAAATACAACGATATGGCCAAGATGTTCTACCGCTATAGCCATACGGCCTCGAAACTGAACCACCGGGTCGCCCAGCGTAAGGAGAAAGCAGCATGA
- a CDS encoding CoB--CoM heterodisulfide reductase iron-sulfur subunit B family protein — translation MEKIGLYLGCNIPMKAPDIEQSIRQIMPPLGIEPVDLQGASCCPAWGTAPSFDLNTWCAISSRNITIAEEQEVDIMTGCNSCFGVLSEAKHFLDDLERRKAVNTSLAAINREFKGTSDIYHVAHVLHKKVGLEKIRENLKYNLAGLKIAVQTGCHTLWPSDVYKVKEENPFYPSILKDLCEATGATVPHYSRLESCCGMGGMRSTDMEKSLVLFKDKLMSIKEETDADLVVTTCSSCFLQFDMSQPILKERGLIDFEPIPTLYYTQLLALAMGCDPSQVAAISQIDRSSIISEIQSEKRLIKEVA, via the coding sequence ATGGAAAAAATAGGATTATATCTTGGCTGCAACATTCCGATGAAGGCACCCGACATCGAGCAGTCCATTCGTCAGATCATGCCGCCGCTGGGCATTGAGCCGGTAGACTTACAGGGGGCCTCCTGCTGTCCGGCCTGGGGAACCGCCCCTTCCTTTGATCTCAACACCTGGTGTGCGATCTCCAGCCGCAATATCACCATCGCCGAGGAGCAGGAGGTCGACATCATGACCGGCTGCAACTCCTGCTTTGGCGTACTTTCCGAGGCCAAACACTTTCTCGATGATCTCGAGCGGCGTAAGGCGGTGAACACCAGCCTCGCAGCCATCAACCGTGAGTTCAAAGGCACCTCGGACATCTACCATGTGGCCCATGTGCTCCATAAAAAGGTGGGCCTGGAGAAGATTCGGGAAAATCTCAAGTACAACCTGGCTGGACTCAAGATCGCGGTGCAGACCGGCTGCCACACCCTCTGGCCCTCGGATGTCTATAAGGTGAAAGAGGAAAACCCCTTCTATCCGAGCATACTCAAGGATCTCTGTGAGGCCACCGGTGCCACCGTGCCTCATTATTCACGCCTGGAGAGTTGCTGCGGTATGGGGGGCATGCGTTCCACCGACATGGAAAAATCGCTGGTCCTCTTTAAAGACAAGCTGATGTCCATCAAGGAGGAAACCGATGCCGATCTGGTGGTCACCACCTGTTCCTCCTGTTTCCTCCAATTCGATATGTCACAGCCCATTCTTAAGGAACGCGGCCTGATCGACTTCGAACCGATTCCGACCCTCTACTATACCCAGTTGCTGGCCCTGGCCATGGGCTGTGATCCGAGCCAGGTGGCTGCCATCTCGCAGATCGACCGCAGCTCCATCATCAGTGAGATTCAAAGCGAAAAACGTCTGATCAAGGAGGTGGCCTGA
- a CDS encoding CoB--CoM heterodisulfide reductase iron-sulfur subunit A family protein has translation MAKVGVYVCHCGSNIAGVVDVAAVRDYAETLPDVVIARKDLFMCSDSGQEMVKQDVRDGLVDRVVVAACTPRTHEPIFRAAIEKAGLNKYLFEMANIRDQDSWVHGHDHEGATEKAKLIVASAVAKARNLEPLEDKFTPVTDAALVVGGGIGGISAALELANMGHKTYLVEKKPSIGGVMAQLDKTFPTNDCSACILTPMMVEAYNHPNIETMTYSEVDDVEGYIGNFKVKVRRKQTYVDWNKCTGCGDCASKCPSKTPDEFNAGLSDRRAAFIMFPQAVPKKAVIDIDHCINCVGREIGTEPKINQKTGNPILAPCERACPADAINRTLAHDPNGSITEIEVGSIVVATGYQVMEKDWFKEMAPASPNVITALQLERIISATGPSEGKLLRPSDNEKPHTITFVSCMGSRDENFHTYCSRFCCMYMIKQARLLKEKYPQLTINMHFIDVRAFGKGYEEYYTGARKMGINFFKGKVGGLEMLPGDKLRVLAYDMESATNIEYESDLVVLATAVELPKDSVGLAQKLGLQFCGNNFFRELHPKLGPVETAVQGLFVAGCCQGPKDIPDTVAQAKGAAAAAAVPLAQGKVKIEPIISEVHPEVCSGCGICVPLCPYHAISMKPYADRPRAEIEMSACKGCGVCTSACPSGAIVLHGYEESQIFAQIQALTA, from the coding sequence ATGGCAAAAGTCGGTGTGTACGTCTGTCATTGCGGTTCCAATATTGCCGGCGTCGTCGATGTGGCGGCGGTTCGCGACTATGCGGAAACGCTCCCGGACGTGGTCATTGCGCGCAAAGACCTGTTCATGTGTTCGGATTCAGGGCAGGAGATGGTGAAGCAGGATGTTCGCGACGGCCTGGTTGACCGGGTTGTGGTTGCTGCCTGCACCCCTCGTACCCATGAGCCTATCTTTCGGGCCGCCATCGAAAAGGCTGGCCTCAACAAGTACCTCTTCGAGATGGCCAATATTCGGGACCAAGACAGCTGGGTCCATGGCCATGACCACGAAGGGGCCACGGAAAAAGCCAAGCTGATTGTTGCCTCAGCGGTTGCCAAAGCACGTAATCTGGAGCCCCTGGAAGACAAGTTCACCCCGGTCACTGACGCCGCCCTGGTTGTCGGTGGCGGTATTGGCGGGATCAGCGCCGCCCTTGAGCTGGCCAACATGGGCCACAAGACCTATCTGGTCGAAAAAAAACCCTCCATAGGAGGTGTCATGGCTCAACTGGATAAAACCTTTCCCACCAACGACTGTTCCGCCTGTATCCTCACCCCGATGATGGTCGAGGCCTACAACCACCCTAACATTGAAACCATGACCTATTCCGAGGTTGATGATGTTGAGGGATACATCGGTAACTTTAAGGTCAAAGTGCGCCGCAAGCAGACCTATGTGGACTGGAACAAATGCACCGGTTGTGGTGATTGCGCCTCCAAATGCCCCTCAAAAACACCGGACGAGTTCAACGCCGGACTCTCCGACCGACGGGCAGCCTTTATCATGTTTCCCCAGGCGGTGCCCAAAAAGGCAGTGATCGATATCGACCACTGCATCAACTGTGTTGGCCGGGAAATAGGCACCGAACCCAAGATCAACCAGAAAACAGGAAACCCGATTCTCGCGCCCTGTGAGCGAGCCTGCCCAGCCGATGCCATCAACCGTACCCTTGCTCACGATCCAAACGGGTCCATCACCGAGATCGAGGTTGGCTCCATCGTTGTTGCCACCGGCTACCAGGTCATGGAGAAAGACTGGTTCAAGGAGATGGCCCCAGCCTCGCCCAACGTCATCACCGCTCTCCAACTTGAGCGTATCATTTCGGCAACCGGTCCTTCCGAAGGGAAACTGCTGCGGCCCTCGGACAACGAAAAGCCCCATACCATTACCTTTGTCTCCTGTATGGGCTCGCGGGACGAGAATTTCCACACCTACTGTTCCCGCTTCTGCTGCATGTACATGATCAAGCAGGCGCGTCTGCTCAAGGAGAAGTACCCGCAGCTGACCATCAACATGCATTTCATCGATGTGCGCGCCTTTGGTAAGGGCTACGAGGAGTACTACACCGGTGCCCGCAAAATGGGGATCAACTTCTTTAAGGGCAAGGTTGGCGGTCTGGAGATGCTCCCTGGCGACAAACTCCGCGTCCTGGCCTACGACATGGAGTCTGCCACCAACATCGAGTACGAGTCCGATCTGGTTGTTCTCGCAACCGCAGTCGAGCTGCCCAAGGATTCCGTTGGCCTGGCCCAAAAACTCGGCCTCCAGTTCTGCGGCAACAACTTTTTCCGCGAGTTGCATCCCAAACTCGGACCGGTTGAGACCGCTGTCCAGGGGCTGTTTGTCGCCGGTTGCTGTCAGGGCCCCAAAGACATTCCTGATACCGTTGCCCAGGCCAAGGGAGCTGCTGCCGCTGCCGCCGTCCCGCTGGCGCAGGGCAAGGTCAAGATCGAGCCGATCATCTCTGAAGTGCATCCTGAAGTCTGCAGTGGCTGCGGCATCTGTGTTCCCCTCTGTCCCTACCACGCCATCAGCATGAAACCCTATGCAGATCGCCCCAGAGCTGAAATCGAGATGTCCGCCTGTAAGGGCTGCGGTGTCTGTACCTCGGCCTGTCCTTCAGGCGCCATCGTGCTCCACGGCTACGAGGAATCCCAGATATTTGCCCAGATTCAGGCACTGACCGCTTAA
- a CDS encoding hydrogenase iron-sulfur subunit, producing the protein MSFMPNIVGFACQWCTYAGADLAGNLRAKYPPSIKLIKVPCSGRVEPEYVLEALANGADGVLIGGCHFGDCHYKTGNYKAANRMKILKKLIEDAGFDSRRFRLEWISGAEGYRFAEVVEEFTKELQELGPNPLKGGNGNGK; encoded by the coding sequence ATGTCCTTTATGCCCAATATCGTAGGCTTTGCCTGCCAGTGGTGTACCTATGCCGGTGCAGATCTTGCCGGTAACCTTCGGGCCAAATATCCGCCCTCGATCAAACTGATCAAGGTGCCCTGTTCCGGGCGAGTAGAACCGGAGTATGTCCTGGAGGCCCTGGCCAACGGCGCCGACGGTGTGCTCATCGGTGGCTGCCATTTTGGCGATTGCCATTATAAAACCGGCAACTACAAGGCGGCCAACCGCATGAAGATCCTGAAAAAACTGATCGAAGATGCCGGCTTTGACTCGCGCCGCTTCCGCCTGGAATGGATCTCCGGTGCTGAAGGCTACCGCTTTGCCGAGGTGGTGGAAGAGTTTACCAAGGAGTTGCAGGAGCTGGGCCCCAACCCGCTTAAAGGAGGAAATGGCAATGGCAAATAA